From Ramlibacter tataouinensis, the proteins below share one genomic window:
- a CDS encoding MotA/TolQ/ExbB proton channel family protein, with the protein MLSIIQAAGWPIWPLVACSFLALALVIERFISLKTSKVAPPKLLDEALSASRHAVPAPDVVTQLEQNSALGEVLASGFRTLNSDPTCTEVDLRANMESTGRAVAHRLERYLSALATIASAAPLLGLLGTVIGMIEIFGSQAPSGVTGGGNPAQLAHGISVALYNTAFGLIVAIPSLIFWRYFRGRVDEYLLTLELSAERFARHLLAIRGR; encoded by the coding sequence TTGCTTTCGATCATACAAGCCGCAGGCTGGCCGATCTGGCCCCTGGTTGCCTGCTCTTTCCTGGCGCTCGCCCTCGTCATCGAGCGATTCATCAGCCTGAAGACCAGCAAGGTCGCCCCGCCCAAGTTGCTCGACGAGGCACTGTCGGCGTCGCGCCATGCCGTTCCCGCGCCCGACGTGGTCACGCAGCTGGAGCAGAACTCGGCCCTCGGCGAGGTGCTGGCCAGCGGCTTCCGCACCCTGAATTCGGACCCGACTTGCACCGAAGTCGACCTGCGCGCCAACATGGAGAGCACCGGGCGCGCCGTCGCCCACCGGCTGGAGCGCTACCTGAGCGCGTTGGCGACCATCGCCTCGGCCGCGCCCCTGCTCGGCCTGCTTGGCACCGTGATCGGCATGATCGAGATCTTCGGCTCGCAGGCGCCTTCGGGCGTGACCGGAGGCGGCAACCCGGCCCAGCTGGCGCATGGCATCTCGGTGGCGCTGTACAACACGGCCTTCGGACTGATCGTGGCGATCCCCTCGCTGATCTTCTGGCGCTACTTCCGCGGCCGGGTCGATGAATACCTGCTGACGCTGGAGCTGTCGGCCGAGCGCTTCGCCCGCCACCTGCTCGCCATTCGCGGCCGATGA